Proteins co-encoded in one Pseudodesulfovibrio sp. S3 genomic window:
- a CDS encoding tetratricopeptide repeat protein — MSPLRALGVLNREGMKSFNSGRNDDALFQLIQAERLARTIGSPLHEAKVRNNIGLVYQGAGSPMEALTSFRLAAEQAVRGAGEDTQLHKVIVRNLVNLETTLRAEAV; from the coding sequence GTCCTTTGAGAGCACTTGGCGTTTTGAATCGTGAGGGGATGAAGTCCTTCAATTCCGGCAGAAATGACGATGCACTTTTTCAGCTCATCCAGGCCGAGAGGCTGGCGCGGACCATCGGGTCGCCATTGCATGAGGCCAAGGTGCGCAACAATATCGGGTTGGTCTACCAGGGAGCCGGGAGCCCCATGGAGGCGTTGACCAGTTTCCGTCTGGCCGCGGAACAGGCTGTCAGGGGAGCGGGTGAGGACACGCAACTGCACAAGGTGATTGTTCGCAATCTGGTCAATCTTGAGACAACCCTTCG